A section of the Metabacillus endolithicus genome encodes:
- the gvpU gene encoding gas vesicle accessory protein GvpU — translation MAKEKEQEQTGTDDAIILMFLDLVEQDGVEVDVTLSVNGTVVSGTLIGATAYYEGITEASKNFQDSTMSKIISKKFHDLKEEYAKQKQEESDQESKDNSTPFTFIHLKDAKYLNTNSQETLNRGTWWRGRISAVDGFSFNSLV, via the coding sequence ATGGCAAAAGAAAAAGAGCAAGAACAAACGGGTACTGACGATGCAATTATTTTGATGTTTTTAGATCTTGTTGAGCAAGACGGTGTTGAAGTTGATGTTACTTTAAGCGTAAACGGAACTGTTGTCTCAGGAACTCTTATTGGGGCAACTGCCTATTATGAGGGAATCACAGAAGCATCGAAGAATTTCCAAGATAGCACAATGTCAAAAATTATTTCAAAGAAGTTTCATGATTTAAAAGAAGAATATGCAAAGCAGAAACAAGAAGAATCTGATCAAGAGTCCAAAGACAATTCAACTCCTTTCACCTTTATTCATCTTAAAGATGCAAAATATCTAAATACAAACAGTCAAGAAACTCTTAACCGCGGTACATGGTGGAGAGGAAGAATTTCAGCAGTTGATGGCTTTTCCTTCAATTCGCTTGTCTAA
- a CDS encoding LysE family transporter, protein MSISILVSYIFLGLSLAAPIGPVNSARLDKGIKNGFWHAWIVGAGSMIADAFFMLFVYLGMVNFLDIPIVQTFLWLFGGFILIYSGVESILGVNKVNLTISRKKDSLTKCFFTGFMMSITSPLSILFWLGIYGSVLAKTIQMNGTSQLLVYSCMIFVGLTLWDVFVAGLTTGFRKFLNDTSLKVISIISGASLLGFGLYFGYQGLKALFHF, encoded by the coding sequence TTGAGTATCAGCATTTTAGTTAGTTACATTTTTTTAGGATTATCCTTAGCTGCCCCAATTGGTCCAGTTAATTCTGCTCGATTAGATAAGGGAATTAAAAATGGATTTTGGCATGCTTGGATTGTAGGAGCAGGAAGTATGATTGCAGATGCTTTTTTTATGCTCTTTGTTTACCTTGGTATGGTGAATTTTTTAGATATACCTATTGTCCAGACTTTTCTTTGGTTGTTTGGTGGATTTATTCTTATTTATTCAGGTGTTGAGAGCATTCTAGGTGTGAATAAGGTCAATCTAACTATAAGTCGTAAAAAGGATTCTTTAACAAAATGCTTTTTTACCGGGTTTATGATGTCTATAACAAGCCCACTTTCTATTTTGTTTTGGTTAGGCATTTATGGTTCCGTATTAGCTAAGACGATCCAAATGAACGGTACAAGTCAGTTGCTGGTGTACAGCTGCATGATTTTTGTAGGTTTAACATTGTGGGACGTTTTTGTTGCTGGTCTTACAACAGGATTCCGTAAATTTTTAAATGATACAAGCTTAAAAGTAATCTCAATTATCTCTGGTGCTTCATTGCTAGGTTTTGGACTATATTTTGGTTATCAAGGGCTTAAAGCACTCTTTCATTTCTAA
- a CDS encoding ABC transporter ATP-binding protein, translating into MTSIIELKHVSLKRNGQWILRDINWEIKKHEHWVLYGLNGAGKTALLNMLCAYYFPTEGDVKVLGKVFGRDYLAEKLRQKIGLVSTKLQQKFYPSDTAFEIVLSGAFASIGLYEKPTEEMRQKAIGLLKELSCLHYADRAYETLSQGERQRVLIARALMSEPELLILDEPTTGLDFLAREQLLESIEGMMKKESAPTLLYVTHHVEEILPIFSHTLLLKRGEVFDSGETKEMLSAGKLSALFDSDVSVIWDEGRASLRRKVQTIDAE; encoded by the coding sequence ATGACATCAATAATCGAATTAAAACACGTTTCACTTAAAAGAAATGGTCAATGGATTTTGAGGGATATAAACTGGGAAATCAAAAAACATGAACATTGGGTGTTGTATGGACTAAATGGAGCTGGAAAAACAGCTCTCTTAAATATGCTTTGTGCGTATTATTTTCCAACTGAAGGAGATGTGAAAGTATTAGGGAAGGTATTTGGTCGTGATTATTTAGCGGAGAAACTTCGTCAAAAAATCGGACTAGTATCTACAAAGCTACAACAGAAATTTTATCCTTCAGACACTGCATTTGAAATTGTATTAAGTGGTGCTTTTGCTTCAATCGGACTTTATGAAAAACCAACAGAAGAAATGAGACAAAAAGCGATTGGACTATTAAAAGAACTGAGCTGTTTACATTATGCTGATAGAGCATATGAAACTTTGTCACAGGGAGAAAGGCAACGAGTTTTGATTGCTCGAGCTTTAATGTCAGAGCCTGAGCTGTTAATTTTAGATGAACCGACAACAGGTTTAGATTTTCTTGCACGTGAACAGCTATTAGAATCAATAGAGGGCATGATGAAAAAGGAATCCGCACCAACTCTTCTTTATGTTACTCATCATGTTGAAGAGATCTTGCCAATCTTTTCTCATACTCTTTTATTAAAAAGAGGAGAAGTATTCGATTCTGGTGAAACAAAAGAGATGCTATCTGCTGGGAAGCTTTCAGCGCTTTTTGATTCTGACGTTTCAGTGATCTGGGATGAAGGACGTGCAAGTTTAAGGAGAAAAGTTCAAACCATTGATGCAGAATAG
- a CDS encoding sigma-54 interaction domain-containing protein, whose product MFLKSFETKQMLEAILESIDEGIHAVNSEGITIFYNQVAAKHDGVEMEEVLGKHVLEVFPSLNRQTSTLLKVIETGNSIYQQSQTYKNSKGQLIDTVNTTLPIKVGNNIVGAVEIAKDFTKVKHLSQKLLELQEKMNGQQSKPISTSGAKYEWDHFVTACEEINELKRLAKKAANSTSPVMVYGETGTGKELMVQAIHNGSIRKDGPFIAQNCSSLPESLLESILFGTKKGSYTGAVDRAGLFELAHGGTLFLDEIHTMPLDFQAKLLRVLEDGVIRRVGGVDSYSVDVRVIVAMNEHPYICMEKKQLRTDLYYRLNVFFLELPPLRKRTGDIPLLIHHFIQKYNYNFGKLVIHIDENVISLLESHSWPGNVRELEHVIEYAMNMVEKEDTLTIHHLPSFIKDKIPPEKDVIKSFREVVEKTEKDLIQQALHKTNGNVLKASELLELPRQTLQYKMKKYKIH is encoded by the coding sequence ATGTTTTTAAAATCCTTTGAAACGAAACAAATGCTTGAAGCGATTTTAGAGAGTATTGATGAAGGTATTCATGCTGTTAATTCTGAAGGGATCACAATTTTTTATAATCAAGTAGCTGCTAAACATGACGGAGTTGAAATGGAGGAAGTACTTGGAAAGCATGTTCTTGAGGTGTTTCCTTCATTAAATAGGCAAACAAGTACCTTGCTTAAGGTCATAGAGACAGGAAACTCAATTTATCAGCAATCTCAGACCTATAAAAATAGTAAGGGTCAACTCATTGATACGGTAAATACTACTTTACCTATTAAAGTTGGGAATAACATTGTTGGGGCAGTTGAAATTGCCAAGGATTTTACAAAAGTCAAACACCTTTCTCAAAAGCTTCTTGAACTTCAGGAAAAAATGAACGGGCAGCAATCAAAGCCAATATCCACTTCAGGGGCAAAGTATGAGTGGGATCATTTTGTAACTGCTTGTGAAGAAATAAATGAACTAAAGAGATTGGCTAAAAAGGCTGCCAATAGTACCTCACCAGTGATGGTATATGGTGAGACTGGCACAGGAAAGGAATTAATGGTTCAAGCCATTCATAATGGTTCCATTAGAAAAGATGGGCCATTTATTGCTCAAAATTGCTCTTCTTTACCTGAATCTTTGCTTGAAAGTATTTTATTTGGAACGAAAAAAGGGAGTTACACAGGGGCGGTCGATCGAGCGGGATTATTTGAGCTTGCTCATGGTGGAACGCTGTTTTTAGATGAGATTCATACAATGCCTTTGGATTTTCAAGCAAAGCTATTACGAGTCCTGGAAGATGGAGTTATTAGGCGAGTGGGAGGTGTTGATTCATATTCAGTAGATGTAAGAGTTATTGTCGCGATGAACGAGCATCCTTACATTTGTATGGAAAAGAAGCAATTAAGGACTGATTTATATTATCGTCTAAATGTTTTCTTTCTTGAACTTCCTCCTTTAAGAAAAAGAACGGGAGATATTCCTCTATTGATTCATCATTTTATTCAAAAATATAACTACAATTTCGGTAAACTTGTGATTCATATTGATGAGAACGTGATATCACTGTTAGAAAGTCATTCCTGGCCAGGAAATGTTAGAGAGCTTGAGCATGTCATTGAATATGCGATGAACATGGTAGAAAAGGAGGATACATTAACAATTCACCATCTACCCTCCTTTATAAAAGATAAAATTCCTCCTGAAAAGGATGTAATAAAATCCTTTCGTGAAGTTGTTGAGAAAACAGAGAAAGACTTAATTCAACAAGCACTACACAAAACAAATGGAAATGTGCTTAAGGCCTCTGAGCTCCTTGAACTCCCAAGACAAACTCTTCAATATAAAATGAAAAAATATAAAATTCACTAA
- the ablB gene encoding putative beta-lysine N-acetyltransferase, whose amino-acid sequence MTLTSETKKISTSRYVMQLYLDYFNERIRVDHYRGNMTMILQEIERLSAENTFQKIIFFTRPEQWMDLLSKGYELEAVIKGYFNGADNMIMTKYLDDKRRTSEHWIQENTILEKVFQKERQINETDLPAHYHFRKAEINDAEQLANLYGKVFEIYPTPMNNKDYVKKMISAGNLFYVVESNNLLVSAASADVNIDFKNAELTDCATLPEHRKYGLMKMLLLFLETDLRNNGIFCAFSIARSLSFGMNAAFYQLGYEYNGRLTKNCYIFDKLEDMNVWVKDLSH is encoded by the coding sequence ATGACCTTGACTTCCGAAACGAAGAAAATTTCAACATCCCGCTATGTCATGCAACTGTATTTAGACTATTTTAATGAACGAATTCGCGTCGATCATTACCGGGGAAATATGACAATGATTTTGCAGGAAATAGAAAGATTAAGCGCAGAAAATACCTTTCAAAAAATTATTTTTTTCACACGCCCTGAGCAATGGATGGACCTTTTATCAAAAGGATATGAGTTGGAAGCAGTAATAAAAGGATATTTTAATGGTGCTGATAACATGATTATGACAAAGTATTTAGATGATAAAAGAAGAACAAGTGAACACTGGATTCAAGAGAATACTATTCTTGAAAAAGTCTTTCAAAAAGAAAGACAAATAAATGAAACAGACTTACCTGCTCATTATCATTTCCGCAAAGCTGAAATTAACGATGCTGAACAGCTCGCCAATTTATATGGTAAGGTGTTTGAAATTTATCCAACTCCGATGAATAATAAAGACTATGTAAAAAAAATGATTAGTGCCGGCAATCTTTTTTATGTAGTGGAAAGCAACAACTTACTAGTTAGTGCTGCTTCTGCAGATGTGAACATTGATTTTAAAAATGCTGAGTTAACAGACTGTGCAACATTGCCAGAACATAGAAAGTACGGGTTAATGAAAATGCTGCTATTATTTCTTGAAACTGATTTACGCAATAATGGGATTTTTTGTGCATTTTCAATTGCGAGGTCACTATCCTTTGGGATGAATGCAGCGTTTTATCAGCTTGGTTATGAATACAATGGGAGATTGACTAAGAACTGTTATATATTTGATAAGCTTGAAGATATGAATGTATGGGTGAAAGATCTCTCTCATTAA